A single window of Puniceicoccales bacterium DNA harbors:
- a CDS encoding Gfo/Idh/MocA family oxidoreductase: MIPKLRCGVVGVGHLGQHHARIYNSLSGCELVGICDVHSGQAKKIAKLYGCEIFPSVEALGEACDAVSVVVPTDKHCEVALELLNKNCHLLIEKPLCSSLEEASLILSAAKKNDSVIQVGHIEHYNPVMEFLCKTAKNPMFITADRLAPYTARGSEVGVVLDLMIHDLGVILELVHSKIEKIDAVGVKVLSASEDISNARLRFENGCVANINASRVSEKKVREIRIFQENTYISLDFMNQAGHMFRKTQLGLEKEIVPIAKDEPLQLELESFMKCVACHETPKVDVSLGYHALEVAIEITNKIQAFGL; the protein is encoded by the coding sequence ATGATTCCTAAGCTTAGATGTGGTGTTGTTGGGGTTGGTCACCTTGGACAACACCATGCGAGGATATATAATTCGTTGAGTGGCTGTGAGTTAGTTGGCATATGTGATGTGCACAGCGGCCAGGCAAAAAAAATTGCAAAACTCTATGGTTGTGAAATTTTCCCATCGGTTGAAGCCCTGGGTGAGGCCTGTGATGCGGTGAGTGTGGTCGTGCCCACCGATAAGCATTGCGAGGTGGCCCTCGAACTGTTGAACAAAAACTGTCATCTGTTGATAGAGAAGCCGTTATGTTCATCACTAGAGGAAGCATCGTTGATACTGTCGGCGGCAAAAAAAAATGATAGTGTGATACAAGTCGGTCATATAGAACATTATAACCCCGTAATGGAGTTTTTATGCAAGACAGCCAAGAACCCGATGTTTATAACCGCAGATCGACTGGCGCCATACACGGCAAGGGGTTCGGAAGTTGGTGTTGTTCTGGATCTTATGATACATGATCTGGGTGTTATTCTCGAACTAGTCCATTCAAAGATAGAAAAAATCGATGCCGTCGGCGTAAAGGTTCTGTCGGCCAGCGAGGATATTTCCAATGCCAGGCTGAGGTTCGAAAACGGTTGTGTTGCAAACATAAATGCCAGTCGCGTGAGCGAAAAAAAAGTGCGCGAAATCAGAATTTTTCAGGAAAATACGTATATTTCGTTGGATTTTATGAATCAAGCCGGCCATATGTTCAGGAAAACCCAGCTTGGCCTGGAAAAAGAGATTGTGCCAATAGCGAAGGATGAACCATTACAGCTTGAGCTAGAATCGTTTATGAAATGTGTTGCCTGTCATGAGACGCCAAAGGTCGATGTTAGCCTTGGCTACCATGCGCTGGAAGTTGCCATAGAAATCACCAATAAAATTCAGGCTTTTGGACTTTAA
- the glmS gene encoding glutamine--fructose-6-phosphate transaminase (isomerizing) encodes MCGIIGYIGHRNAAQVVVEGLRRLEYRGYDSAGFATIKNEKFLCIKKIGKVNNLTEAIEKSNLTEPIGIGHTRWATHGVVSEANAHPQLSSDGLFAVVHNGIIENYAQIKKFLQGQGYTFSSETDTECLANLIAYHYHKEPASIQNKFSECVRKALLHIQGTYGLVVMCSAYPREMVAARKSSPLLVGIGEKETIVASDAAALLMYTNRAVYLKDGEIAIVSDSKFYITTILSENVDIVHQTIDWTNQDIELGHHAHYMHKEIFEQPQSIENIMRGRFSEDCSTSRFGGLAIPLHELRQVDRIVFCSCGTSWHASLVAEHLIELYARIPVEVEYASEFRYRNAPLDKNTLIFVISQSGETLDTLAALLEAKRKGFRVLGITNAVGSSIARETDGGIYQHSGPEIGVASTKAFTAQICAAAMLALYFARMRNMSFGDGMEFVNALKKLPSQVEEVLKQEDQIKEIAKKYYKYDDFLFLGRQLMFPIALEGALKLKEISYIHAEGYPSAEMKHGPISLISEKCPCCFFETQPHIVQKTLSNIQEVKARGAPVLAIVSEHCAAEIDNVDDLVQIPTSHIATSPVLAIIPVQLLAYHIALLRGCDVDRPRNLAKSVTVE; translated from the coding sequence ATGTGCGGAATAATTGGCTACATAGGTCATCGCAATGCGGCCCAGGTTGTGGTCGAGGGACTCCGCAGACTAGAATATAGAGGCTACGATTCTGCCGGGTTTGCGACCATTAAAAACGAAAAATTTCTATGTATAAAAAAAATTGGCAAGGTAAATAATCTAACCGAAGCTATTGAAAAATCCAACCTCACCGAACCGATTGGCATAGGGCATACCCGTTGGGCTACCCATGGCGTTGTATCGGAAGCAAATGCGCATCCTCAACTAAGCTCCGATGGCCTATTTGCCGTGGTCCATAATGGAATAATCGAAAACTACGCTCAGATCAAAAAATTTCTCCAAGGCCAGGGATATACATTCTCGTCAGAGACTGACACCGAGTGTCTTGCGAATCTGATAGCCTATCACTATCACAAGGAACCGGCTTCTATACAAAACAAATTCAGCGAGTGTGTCAGGAAAGCTTTGCTTCATATACAGGGCACCTACGGACTTGTCGTAATGTGCTCCGCATATCCAAGAGAAATGGTTGCCGCCAGAAAGAGTTCGCCACTTTTGGTTGGCATAGGCGAAAAAGAAACCATTGTCGCCAGCGACGCCGCCGCCCTGTTGATGTATACGAATCGGGCCGTCTATTTAAAAGATGGAGAAATTGCAATTGTCTCTGACAGCAAGTTTTACATAACAACAATCCTGTCAGAAAATGTTGACATTGTCCATCAGACCATCGATTGGACCAACCAGGATATCGAGCTTGGCCATCATGCCCACTACATGCATAAGGAAATTTTTGAGCAGCCTCAATCCATCGAAAACATCATGCGGGGAAGGTTTTCTGAGGATTGCAGCACCTCTCGGTTTGGAGGCCTGGCCATTCCACTTCACGAGTTGAGACAGGTCGACCGTATTGTATTCTGCTCCTGCGGAACATCTTGGCATGCAAGTTTGGTCGCCGAACATCTAATCGAACTCTATGCGCGAATCCCGGTTGAGGTCGAATACGCCTCGGAGTTTCGCTATAGAAATGCACCGCTGGACAAAAATACACTGATTTTTGTCATAAGCCAGTCCGGTGAAACCCTCGACACATTGGCAGCTTTACTGGAAGCTAAACGTAAGGGATTCAGGGTGTTAGGAATTACAAATGCGGTAGGATCTAGCATAGCCAGAGAAACCGACGGCGGAATTTATCAACACTCTGGACCGGAGATAGGTGTTGCTTCTACCAAAGCCTTTACTGCGCAAATATGTGCCGCAGCGATGCTTGCGTTATATTTTGCCCGAATGCGGAACATGAGCTTCGGCGACGGTATGGAATTCGTCAACGCTCTCAAAAAATTGCCATCCCAGGTGGAAGAGGTGTTGAAGCAGGAAGACCAGATAAAAGAGATAGCAAAAAAGTATTATAAATACGACGATTTCCTATTTCTTGGCAGGCAGTTGATGTTTCCGATAGCCCTGGAAGGAGCATTGAAGCTGAAGGAGATATCGTACATTCATGCCGAAGGCTATCCCTCGGCGGAGATGAAACACGGCCCGATTTCATTGATTTCAGAGAAATGTCCCTGTTGTTTTTTCGAAACCCAGCCACACATAGTCCAAAAAACCCTATCGAACATACAAGAGGTCAAGGCGAGGGGTGCACCGGTCCTGGCAATAGTATCAGAACACTGTGCAGCAGAAATTGATAACGTAGATGACCTGGTTCAGATCCCAACGTCTCACATTGCCACATCACCGGTTTTAGCCATCATTCCGGTTCAGCTCCTCGCCTATCACATTGCGCTGCTACGAGGTTGTGATGTGGACCGACCACGGAACCTGGCAAAATCGGTAACCGTAGAATAG
- the rpoN gene encoding RNA polymerase factor sigma-54, whose translation MSQEQAQRQKQKMSPALLRSLKILQMPVAELRRVLLEEIRSNPMLELVDEGVSSSFTAYGYATSSGDYDLDSIEAERTLEEHILAQIADVDGKDKSILLFLLGRMDENGFVVESDELLASELGVTAADVTRVRDLLRSLDPEGLGSKGIKECLLGQIKGSDVRLTVLVSRHFEDLLRHRYSKIERAMAIDHVVLRSLIARLRMLNFRPAKTFSEPRPIAVVPDIILKKVYGEWQIDLNDKYLPKIKMSDSYKTMLICKNQLGKADRKFFSQNSMGAKILMNALNRRGDLLMKIARLLLDTQLEFFEGSGQLKPFRLKDLASTISVHQSTASRAIKEKYLQSPRGLFCLKHFFSKKLGGPGNELSTSALRDLIRDIIANEEKSRPLSDVEVCNMLHAKGIALTRRSVTKYRNAMKILPAQHRKFL comes from the coding sequence TTGAGCCAGGAGCAGGCGCAAAGGCAAAAGCAAAAAATGTCGCCGGCCTTGCTCCGATCGCTGAAAATTCTTCAGATGCCGGTGGCTGAGTTACGCAGGGTTTTGCTAGAAGAAATCCGGTCCAACCCAATGCTCGAACTGGTCGATGAAGGTGTCAGTAGTAGTTTTACGGCATATGGTTATGCAACATCCTCCGGTGATTACGACCTGGACTCCATCGAGGCAGAGAGGACCTTGGAAGAGCATATTTTGGCCCAAATAGCAGATGTGGATGGCAAAGACAAGTCAATTTTATTGTTTTTGCTCGGACGCATGGACGAAAATGGGTTTGTGGTGGAATCCGATGAGCTGTTGGCTTCGGAGCTTGGAGTTACGGCGGCGGATGTGACAAGAGTCAGGGATTTACTTAGGTCACTTGACCCTGAAGGTCTTGGTTCTAAAGGCATTAAGGAATGTCTTCTGGGCCAAATAAAGGGCAGTGATGTTAGATTGACCGTCCTGGTGTCCCGGCATTTTGAGGATTTGCTCAGGCATAGGTATAGCAAGATAGAGAGGGCAATGGCGATCGACCACGTGGTGTTAAGGTCTTTGATCGCAAGGCTTAGGATGTTAAATTTTCGGCCGGCCAAAACTTTTTCCGAGCCAAGACCGATTGCCGTTGTTCCGGATATCATATTGAAAAAAGTCTACGGTGAATGGCAGATCGATTTGAACGATAAGTACTTGCCAAAGATAAAGATGAGCGATAGCTACAAAACCATGTTGATCTGCAAGAACCAGCTGGGGAAAGCAGATAGAAAATTTTTTTCCCAGAACAGCATGGGTGCAAAAATCCTGATGAATGCGTTGAATCGGCGAGGCGATCTGTTGATGAAAATTGCAAGACTTTTGCTGGATACCCAGCTGGAATTTTTCGAAGGCTCAGGTCAGTTGAAGCCATTTAGGCTCAAGGACTTAGCCAGTACTATCTCGGTTCATCAATCCACGGCGAGCCGGGCCATAAAGGAAAAATACCTGCAGTCACCTCGTGGTCTGTTTTGTCTGAAACATTTTTTTTCTAAAAAGCTTGGCGGCCCGGGCAACGAATTATCCACCAGTGCGCTCCGGGATCTGATCCGCGATATTATTGCCAATGAGGAAAAATCCAGGCCATTGTCCGATGTGGAAGTGTGTAACATGTTGCATGCGAAGGGGATTGCATTAACACGGAGATCGGTTACAAAGTACAGAAACGCGATGAAGATTTTACCAGCACAACATAGAAAATTTTTATGA